In one Cervus elaphus chromosome 9, mCerEla1.1, whole genome shotgun sequence genomic region, the following are encoded:
- the LOC122700947 gene encoding olfactory receptor 5V1-like, translated as MGICNQTTVTHFILIGLSDRPEVRYPLFVVFTIIYQVTLVGNGVILLAIGTEKKLHTPMYYFLANLSLLDISCPSVTVPKMLENLLTEKHSISYIGCALQLYFLVALVGTEVFLLSVMAYDRYVAICFPLRYTLIITKVRCVQLTAGTWVAGFLNSLLHTVSTFHLSFCKSNQVNQYYCDIPPVVALSCSSTYVAEMLILVEAGILGSSAFLVIFISYFYIISTILKIQSAEGKRKAFSTCASHLLVVCLFGGTTIFTYVRPFSSQHFPARDRLISMLYGIITPMLNPMIYSMRNTEVKGAIRRLLYQKACLQQV; from the coding sequence ATGGGCATCTGCAATCAAACCACAGTGACTCATTTTATCCTCATAGGGCTTTCTGATCGCCCCGAGGTGCGCTACCCTCTCTTTGTGGTCTTTACCATCATCTATCAGGTCACCTTGGTGGGAAATGGAGTTATTCTCTTGGCCATTGGAACTGAGAAAAAACTGCACACACCCATGTATTACTTTTTGGCAAATCTGTCGCTCTTAGACATATCCTGCCCATCAGTTACTGTCCCCAAGATGCTGGAGAACCTCTTGACTGAGAAGCACAGCATTTCCTACATTGGGTGTGCTTTGCAGCTTTATTTTCTGGTGGCCCTTGTGGGAACTGAagtcttccttctctctgtcaTGGCTTATGACAGGTATGTGGCCATCTGTTTCCCTCTTCGTTACACCCTCATCATTACCAAGGTTCGATGTGTTCAGCTGACTGCTGGGACTTGGGTAGCAGGGTTTCTCAATTCCCTCCTTCATACAGTGTCCACATTCCACCTTTCTTTCTGCAAGTCCAACCAAGTTAACCAGTACTACTGTGACATCCCACCAGTGGTCGCTCTCTCATGCTCATCCACCTATGTGGCAGAAATGCTTATTTTGGTGGAAGCAGGTATCCTGGGGAGCAGTGCCTTCCTGGTCATCTTTATCTCTTATTTCTACATCATATCTACCATCCTAAAGATCCAGTCAGCAGAAGGGAAGCGCAAAGCCTTTTCCACATGTGCTTCCCACCTTCTGGTGGTCTGTTTATTCGGTGGCACGACAATATTTACCTATGTGCGTCCCTTTTCCAGTCAACACTTCCCAGCAAGAGATAGACTCATCTCCATGTTATATGGAATTATTACTCCAATGTTAAACCCCATGATCTATAGCATGAGAAACACAGAGGTGAAAGGAGCAATCAGAAGGCTCTTATATCAGAAAGCATGTTTACAGCAAGTCTAA